A single Triticum dicoccoides isolate Atlit2015 ecotype Zavitan chromosome 2A, WEW_v2.0, whole genome shotgun sequence DNA region contains:
- the LOC119357447 gene encoding deoxyuridine 5'-triphosphate nucleotidohydrolase-like: MCNCKAILIIYSMYSDGAAALVLVSEAKNLGLHVLARTRGYADAARKIPYWIWMWTPTNKFSLSDMGAGVIDVDYCGLVGVVLFNHSETDFIVKPGDRAAQMIVQVITTPEVAEVEDLDATVRREGVLGSTDV, encoded by the exons ATGTGTAACTGTAAAGCCATTCTTATTATATATTCAATGTACAGCGACGGTGCTGCTGCACTTGTGCTAGTCAGTGAAGCTAAGAACCTTGGCCTTCATGTTCTTGCAAGAACCAGAGGGTATGCTGATGCTGCTCGG aaaataccctACTGGATTTGGATGTGGACGCcaactaacaagttttcactttccgACATGGGCGCAGGGGTGATCGACGTGGACTACTGTGGCCTGGTGGGCGTCGTGCTCTTCAACCACTCGGAGACGGACTTCAtcgtgaagcccggcgaccgcgccGCACAGATGATCGTCCAGGTCATTACGACGCCGGAGGTCGCCgaggtggaggacctcgatgccACCGTCCGGCGGGAGGGAGTGCTGGGATCCACCGATGTATGA